The following coding sequences are from one Lysinibacillus sp. FSL W8-0992 window:
- the argJ gene encoding bifunctional glutamate N-acetyltransferase/amino-acid acetyltransferase ArgJ has protein sequence MTLTASTNVMKKLSSKNIVSPKGFKAAGIHCGLKHKKKDLAILVSDVPASVAGVFTTNAVQAAPLKVTKEVVYTTKKIQAMIVNSGNANACTGKQGVKDAQTMQALAAEKLGITANLVGVCSTGVIGEIMNMEPVTSGISQLEPKDSLESAIDFAQAILTTDTVMKNTSYSTIIDGKEIIIAGVAKGSGMIEPNMATMLGFITTDANIESDVLQEALSEITNLTFNAITVDGDTSTNDTVVVMANGVAGNELLTSTHPDWHNFYYTLKTVAEDLAKMIAKDGEGATKLIEVEVEGAVSDDEARKIAKTVVGSPLVKTAVFGCDANWGRIIAAVGYSGATVDSDKITIQIGGATMVENGEPIAFSEDELIQILKMHEVKIFVSLGIGEGKGHAWGCDLTYDYVQINASYRS, from the coding sequence ATGACATTAACAGCATCAACGAACGTTATGAAAAAATTATCAAGTAAAAACATCGTTTCACCGAAAGGCTTTAAAGCAGCAGGTATCCATTGCGGATTAAAGCATAAGAAAAAAGATTTAGCTATTTTAGTTAGTGACGTACCAGCAAGTGTAGCGGGCGTATTTACAACAAATGCAGTTCAAGCAGCACCGTTAAAAGTAACGAAAGAAGTTGTCTACACAACAAAAAAAATACAAGCAATGATTGTAAACTCCGGTAATGCGAATGCATGTACTGGCAAGCAAGGTGTGAAAGATGCGCAAACAATGCAAGCTTTAGCAGCTGAAAAGTTAGGGATTACTGCAAATTTAGTTGGTGTTTGCTCAACAGGTGTAATCGGAGAAATTATGAATATGGAGCCGGTTACTAGCGGGATATCCCAATTAGAGCCGAAGGATAGCTTAGAGAGTGCAATCGATTTTGCGCAAGCAATTTTAACAACTGATACGGTTATGAAAAATACGAGCTATAGCACAATTATTGATGGTAAAGAAATTATTATTGCTGGTGTAGCAAAGGGATCAGGAATGATTGAACCTAATATGGCGACAATGCTAGGTTTTATTACGACAGATGCGAATATTGAATCGGATGTATTGCAAGAGGCGTTATCGGAAATTACAAACTTAACGTTTAATGCGATTACGGTAGATGGAGATACTTCGACAAACGATACGGTAGTGGTGATGGCAAATGGTGTAGCCGGCAATGAACTTTTAACATCTACGCATCCTGATTGGCATAACTTTTACTATACATTAAAAACTGTAGCAGAAGATTTAGCGAAAATGATTGCGAAAGATGGCGAAGGTGCAACGAAACTAATTGAGGTTGAAGTAGAAGGCGCCGTTTCAGATGATGAAGCACGTAAAATTGCGAAAACAGTTGTTGGTTCGCCACTTGTAAAAACAGCTGTATTTGGCTGCGATGCGAACTGGGGACGAATTATTGCAGCGGTTGGTTATAGTGGCGCAACAGTTGATTCTGATAAAATTACAATTCAAATTGGTGGCGCAACAATGGTCGAAAATGGTGAACCGATTGCATTTTCTGAAGATGAGTTAATTCAAATTTTAAAAATGCATGAAGTAAAAATCTTTGTGTCACTTGGCATAGGCGAAGGCAAGGGGCATGCTTGGGGATGTGACTTAACGTATGACTACGTTCAAATCAATGCATCTTACCGCTCGTAA
- the argB gene encoding acetylglutamate kinase: MTTFKSMHLTARKRMVIKLGGSTLEGLNEAFFENFKKLQDSGVELIITHGGGPAINRELAARNIESHALNGIRVTSAAAIDIVQSTLIGNVNPSLVHELTTAGIAAVGLNGFDGQLLVADFLDKETYGFVGEVQSVNTSLLEALITAGIVPVIACVGANHTGQALNINGDTVASEVALAIGAESLLLVTDVSGIRIQDEYQTEVTPPLIAQWIEEGHIYGGMIPKVQGAIECLNAGIPSVQIVGDTLVGTTILP; this comes from the coding sequence ATGACTACGTTCAAATCAATGCATCTTACCGCTCGTAAACGTATGGTTATTAAGCTCGGCGGCAGCACGCTTGAAGGCTTAAACGAGGCATTTTTTGAGAATTTTAAAAAACTACAAGATAGCGGAGTAGAACTGATTATTACGCATGGCGGGGGCCCTGCTATTAATCGCGAGCTTGCTGCAAGAAATATTGAATCACATGCATTAAATGGCATACGTGTAACAAGCGCGGCAGCTATTGACATTGTTCAGTCTACATTAATAGGGAATGTTAATCCTTCATTAGTACATGAGTTAACAACAGCAGGAATTGCAGCAGTCGGGCTTAATGGCTTTGATGGTCAATTACTTGTAGCGGACTTTTTAGACAAGGAAACTTACGGCTTCGTAGGTGAGGTGCAATCAGTCAATACATCGTTGTTAGAAGCATTAATTACAGCTGGAATTGTCCCAGTAATAGCGTGTGTTGGGGCTAATCACACTGGGCAAGCGCTGAATATTAACGGAGATACAGTAGCGAGTGAAGTAGCGCTTGCTATTGGGGCAGAAAGTTTACTGCTTGTGACGGATGTTTCGGGTATCCGTATTCAAGATGAATATCAAACAGAAGTAACGCCGCCGTTAATAGCACAGTGGATAGAGGAAGGGCATATTTATGGTGGAATGATTCCCAAAGTACAAGGGGCCATCGAGTGTCTAAATGCAGGCATTCCATCCGTGCAAATTGTTGGAGACACATTAGTCGGCACAACGATTTTGCCGTAA
- a CDS encoding acetylornithine transaminase — MSALFGNYGKRRAQIVKGQGTVVQDSDGKKYLDFTSGIAVVSLGHAHPAIVKAIQEQSETLWHMSNLFDIPGQEKVAQKLVANTHFTYAFFCNSGAEANEAAIKLARKHTGKHHIITFEKSFHGRTFGAMSATGQGKVHNGFGPLVDKFTILPFNDVKVLEATIDDSVAAIMLEMIQGEGGVNSVSPEFAAAIAKICEDKGILLIVDEVQTGIGRTGTRYAYEQTVLKPNIVTLAKGLGGGFPVGGMLGTAELYDTFSPGTHGTTFGGNPLAMRVAETVLANVFEPSFLENVQELSSYFVKQLQANLPTGYTVQGQGLLLGIGCGDTEVAPFITAAEDKGLLLVGAGPNVIRLLPPLTVSKTEIDEAVEILKTILQ, encoded by the coding sequence ATGAGCGCTTTATTTGGAAACTATGGCAAACGTCGTGCCCAAATCGTTAAAGGGCAAGGAACTGTTGTTCAAGATAGTGATGGCAAAAAGTATTTAGACTTCACAAGTGGTATTGCCGTTGTTAGTCTTGGGCATGCGCACCCTGCTATCGTAAAGGCTATTCAAGAACAAAGTGAAACGCTTTGGCATATGTCGAATTTATTTGATATACCTGGGCAAGAGAAGGTAGCCCAAAAATTAGTTGCTAATACACATTTTACGTATGCCTTTTTCTGTAATAGTGGTGCGGAAGCTAATGAAGCGGCAATTAAGCTCGCTCGTAAGCATACAGGGAAACATCATATTATTACATTTGAAAAATCATTTCATGGTCGAACGTTTGGAGCAATGTCAGCAACTGGTCAAGGCAAGGTACATAACGGGTTCGGACCACTTGTTGATAAATTTACAATACTCCCATTCAATGACGTAAAGGTCCTTGAAGCAACGATAGACGATTCAGTTGCAGCCATTATGCTGGAAATGATTCAAGGTGAGGGCGGTGTTAATAGTGTATCGCCTGAATTTGCAGCAGCAATTGCAAAAATTTGTGAGGATAAAGGCATTTTATTGATTGTTGATGAAGTGCAAACAGGTATCGGCAGAACAGGAACGCGTTATGCATATGAACAAACAGTCTTGAAGCCGAATATCGTGACATTAGCAAAAGGTTTAGGTGGAGGGTTCCCAGTAGGAGGAATGTTAGGGACAGCTGAATTATATGATACGTTTAGTCCGGGAACGCATGGTACTACTTTTGGTGGGAATCCTTTAGCAATGCGTGTTGCTGAAACTGTCCTCGCTAACGTTTTTGAGCCAAGTTTTTTAGAAAATGTGCAAGAATTATCATCCTATTTTGTGAAGCAACTCCAAGCCAATTTACCGACAGGCTATACAGTACAAGGTCAAGGTTTATTACTTGGGATTGGTTGTGGCGATACGGAAGTAGCACCTTTCATTACAGCAGCGGAGGACAAAGGTTTACTTCTTGTAGGAGCAGGCCCAAATGTTATTCGACTTTTACCACCGCTTACGGTGTCTAAAACAGAGATTGACGAAGCAGTAGAAATTTTAAAAACGATTTTACAGTAG